GCGTGAGGGTGCTGCATGGTCCGGCCCACCCGCTACACGATGACGGCGCGGCCGCGAGCGGGCTTGACAGAGCGGGCGCATCTCGCGCATAACTGGATCTTGTCAGGCTGTCCGCCTGGACCGCCTGGCGCGTCCGTTCCCCGTTAGCTCAATGGCAGAGCATTCGGCTGTTAACCGAAGGGTTGGTGGTTCGAATCCACCACGGGGAGCTCCACCCCTTGCTCGTCCCGTTGGCCCGTCAGCACTCGCCTGACTCGCGCCAGCACTGGGCGCGCCTTCGCGCCGCATCGATGGGCGCGTCGCGCCACAGGGTGCCGCCCGGTCATGGCACGCCATGACTCGGCCTCGGGCCCGCGGCCGGTAGGGGCCAACGCGCCATCTCCGGGGTCGACGGCGCCGCGCCTACTGGTTCCACCCCAACCGGCCGTTGATCGAGATGCTGTAGGTGGCCTCGCGCGTGATCATGGCCATCGTGCCCCAGATTCCCTCCGCCGCGAACTCCCCCAGAAGGATGCCGAACGCCACCATTCGGAGCCGCTCGTACCCCTTCAGGCCGTAGTAGCGCTGCACGAAGACCTTCACTACCAGCACGATCATCAGCCCGAACCAGTAGTAATCGACGCCGAAATTCATGGCGAGCGCGTAGCCCGCCGGGTGGAGCACGAACCCAGGAACACGGAAACGGATGAAGTCGAGCAGCATGACGAACGCGAACGAGCCCGCGATGGCGGCGACGGCGCCAACGTTCGGCGCTCTCGGCGTATCGGTGAGCTGCGCGACCACGTCGGCCGTGTCACCGCCCACGTCACCGGGAGTCCAGCGGTACCCAAGGTAGATCCGTACCAGGTGCCCGAGCACGCTTCCCAGCACCGTGGCGAGCAGGATGGCCGCGAACATTCCGCGCTGGCTCATGCGGGAGCGCTCCGCCATCTTGATGCCCTCGAGTTGCGTCGGCATCGGGTGCGTGCGATGGATGCGATTCATGAAATGGAACGCGGTGACGGCGCGCGAGACCATGCTGACGCCCACGCCCTGGGTGCCGCGGAGGTCCACCAGAAGCTGGTTCGGCCCCATGAAGGCCATCTCGTGCGTCGGAGGCCCGAGCTGGGCGCGCAGGCGCGTCAACGCGACGCTAAAGGCGAGGAAGACGACGACATAGGCCAGCACGAACAGGAACGGAAGCCCGATCACCATGCCGATCCAGCCGAGGCCACCCAGGCTCAGCACGAGGCCGCCGAAGGCGAACCGGTGCGGAACCAGCCGCGCGTCGCGCGGGCCGCCGCGAACGATCTCATGCCAGACGCCGCGCAGGTAGCCGCGCGCCACCCAGACGGCCGTGACAAACAGGCCCAGAAACGCGCCCCAGGACTGCTCGCTGAAGTACGGGGCGGCCGGCACGAGGCCTCCGCCCCCAAACACCCCTTGCTCGTAACCCATCGCCGCGGCGGCCACCTGCTGCCCCTTCCGCACGAAGAAGAAGAACACGCACGAGAAGAGCAGGTCCGTCGGCATGAAGAGCCCGATGGCCGCCATGTAGGGGAAGATGCCGATCGGCGTCCAGCCGACCTGATTCCACGGCGGCGTGTTGAACCATTGCACCATGTCGCCAAGGAACCGCACATTCACGCGTGGCAAAGCGGGGTAGAGGAAGGCGAGCCCGTTGAGCATGTCGATGCCGAACATGACTGCGAACGCCCCCCACATGTACCGGCTCCGCCAGAAGGGCGAGGCCCCTCCGCCCTGCACCATCGCGATGGGAAGCTGGATGATGGGGAACGCCAGCTTCTCGTTGTTGCACCACTGCTCTCGCATCAGCGAGTTGATGCAGAGCATGGCGAGGCACACGAGCCCGGCGATCAGCGTCCAGGCGACGATCTTGGGCCACCAGATATCGAGGTGCGACAGGAAGTACCACGTCGGCTTGCCGCCGGCGGCGAAGTCGGTGAGCTGGGTACGGTCCTTGAAGAAGAGCCAGTCGCTCACGTAGGGCAGGATCTTGCTTCGGTAGCGCGCGTTTCGGTCGGCGAAGAGGCCGTACGTGGAGACGTACGGCGCGATGACGTCCATCCACTCGGACGCCATCGCGCACATCACCGCCTGCATCGCGTAGAAGACGATCAGATCGGCCTCGGTCAGCGCGAAGCGGCGCGCGTAGACGCGCAGCGGGACGTTGGCGATGATGAGCGCCAGGGTCAGCGCGACCGGCGGGACCATCAACGAGAAGATCCGGTCGACCGCCTGGTCTTGCGCCCAGTAGCAGCATACCGGAGCCAGGACGATGGCAAGAAGCACGCCGCGCACCGGAAGCCTGCTGAATGCGGCGGGTCGCGCCGACCGACGGCCGGCGGCGGGCGGCGGGGGCTCCTCGTCGCGGCGGGGCGCGGGGGCGGCGCTCATCCGGTCAGATGTCGCCCGGGAAGAGCGGGGCGACCATCACCGTGTCGTCGTGCTCGTAGGCCGGCACGCAGCAGCAGAGGAAGACCAGGTCGGCCGCGCCGGTGTTGCGGATCTGGTGCGGCGCAGCCGGCGGGATCGCGACGCCGTCGCCGGGACCGATGGCGCGCTCCTCGCCCCCGAGACGCATCAGGCCCTCGCCGCGCAGGATGTAGTAGATCTCCTCGATTGCGGGGTGCCGGTGCGCCTGGG
This region of Chthonomonadales bacterium genomic DNA includes:
- a CDS encoding cupin domain-containing protein; the protein is MDIVNRDRAAPFITKDGSTIREILAPRNSVIARQSLAEATLPPGQTTQAHRHPAIEEIYYILRGEGLMRLGGEERAIGPGDGVAIPPAAPHQIRNTGAADLVFLCCCVPAYEHDDTVMVAPLFPGDI